The stretch of DNA CGATTGGTTTAGGCAGCACGTCTCCACCGAACCTTTCAGTCCCATAGGAACCAATTTTAGCAGCCATTATGGCTCCAGCTGAACTCCCCCATAATGAATAATTATCAATGTCTACTTGAAGCATTTTTGCATTATTGAAAATATATGTTATTGCTGCAGCCAGATCTTCAGTAGCGCGCTGTCCATTTCCTATCCTGTATTGTATGACAAATGCATTATATCCAAATTTATTCAGTTCAATTGCATATGGAAAGCCTTCATGAATTGAACCGATGTATGAAAATGCACCTCCTGCGCAGATAACTGCAAAAGGTGCACACTTATTTCCTCTGAAAAAGAAGAGTCCTGTTGATTCTTTATCTTGATCCTCTTTCTTTTGCAGTTTCGTATAGTAGTCATAAAAAATGGTCTCGCCATTTTCGATTTTATCTATCATGTAATTAATTGAATTTACAGTTGTATCTGCATTGATGTTGTGATGATATGGTAAAAGATCATTAATGTCGTTTAATTTTATACTTTCATCTAATGTGATTTTTTCTAAAGGGAATAAATACTGGCCAAACTTTTTGAAGGCAGGATGATTAATTACACTCTCTACGGAATCGTCCTTGTTTACATATGAATATCTCATGTTTGTAACCAGACTCCTGATCGGGTCTGTATCTCTTAAACTTACCTTGGTTCTGTTCATCGCAGCTTATTGAAATTATCATCCAGCCGCGAAATCAATATATAACGAATATGATATCATGCAGTGGATGATATATCCAAGTAATATTGTGGGTAATGTATTATTGAGCTAGTTGTGGTTACTATGTTATTTGCTGGTCGCGGTGTAATTTTCGTCAATGGCATCATTGAAAACAACACCATGCTCCATTCTGAGTCTTTATTGGGAGATTGCGGTAGCCATATTGACAAATCTGAAAAAAATCTAGAATCCTACGTTGACTTCTGAGAGG from Candidatus Methanomassiliicoccus intestinalis Issoire-Mx1 encodes:
- a CDS encoding alpha/beta hydrolase; the encoded protein is MNRTKVSLRDTDPIRSLVTNMRYSYVNKDDSVESVINHPAFKKFGQYLFPLEKITLDESIKLNDINDLLPYHHNINADTTVNSINYMIDKIENGETIFYDYYTKLQKKEDQDKESTGLFFFRGNKCAPFAVICAGGAFSYIGSIHEGFPYAIELNKFGYNAFVIQYRIGNGQRATEDLAAAITYIFNNAKMLQVDIDNYSLWGSSAGAIMAAKIGSYGTERFGGDVLPKPIAVIMAYSSYSDYSENEPATFAVVGEEDKIARSMSMEHRILELKNKGVPAEFHKYPSVGHGFGLGINTSAEGWVEKAVRFWESQIYCQKK